The following proteins are co-located in the Desulfatitalea tepidiphila genome:
- a CDS encoding 2-oxoacid:acceptor oxidoreductase family protein has translation MSTFNIYMIGVGGQGIGLLSEVLLRAADHAGLAVKSVDTHGLAQRGGVVVSQLRIGADAFSPLIGAHDADLVVALERHEALRAADTALKEHGTLIYYDTVWQPLPVRLGEAPEVSGEEVSDRCERLRARLIRVNRPDLADARMQNIVVLARIQRLDLIQGLTAAHYRQAMQDLMDGTVLKRNLALFEDERAAATGISA, from the coding sequence ATGAGCACCTTCAACATCTACATGATAGGGGTTGGCGGCCAGGGTATCGGCCTGCTGAGCGAGGTCCTGTTGCGCGCTGCCGATCATGCCGGTCTGGCGGTCAAATCGGTGGATACCCACGGTCTGGCTCAGCGCGGCGGAGTCGTCGTTTCACAGTTGCGCATCGGCGCCGATGCCTTTTCGCCTCTGATCGGCGCTCATGATGCCGATCTGGTGGTGGCCCTGGAGCGTCATGAGGCCTTGCGGGCCGCCGATACCGCCCTCAAGGAGCACGGTACGCTCATCTATTACGATACGGTCTGGCAGCCTCTGCCCGTGCGTCTCGGCGAAGCGCCGGAGGTCTCCGGGGAGGAGGTCTCTGATAGGTGCGAGCGGTTGCGGGCGCGCCTGATTCGAGTGAATCGTCCCGATCTGGCAGACGCGCGTATGCAGAACATCGTGGTCCTGGCCCGGATTCAACGGCTGGATTTGATCCAAGGCCTCACGGCCGCGCATTACCGCCAGGCCATGCAAGATCTCATGGATGGGACGGTCCTGAAACGCAACCTGGCCCTGTTCGAAGACGAAAGAGCGGCCGCTACAGGAATTTCGGCATGA
- a CDS encoding SUMF1/EgtB/PvdO family nonheme iron enzyme — MTQSTPPSHCPNCNEPVQPTWRICPVCETRLVELACPVCGQPVKENWKRCPECEALLLCSICRRRVPKGHHVCPHCTPTVAAVDEKPSPSTWTESVCGIEMVLVPGGRFKMGDTFDQGSDNEKPVHEIGLDPFYIGRCCVTQAQWLRLMPENPSHFQEPDRPVEQVTWDDAMQFIARLNAAHHGRAIFDLPTEAQWEYAARSGGRQELYAGGDDIQSVAWYEANSQGHTHPVGTRAPNGLGLCDMSGNVWEWCRDSFAADAYSRHAAHNPLVELSDADRVIRGGSWHLDAWSARCARRFSCAADFLGSGLGFRVTCKLPGN, encoded by the coding sequence ATGACGCAATCCACACCGCCATCCCACTGCCCCAACTGCAATGAACCGGTACAGCCCACCTGGCGCATCTGCCCGGTGTGCGAAACGCGCCTGGTCGAATTGGCCTGCCCGGTCTGCGGTCAGCCCGTCAAAGAGAACTGGAAGCGCTGCCCCGAGTGCGAAGCGTTGCTGCTGTGCAGCATCTGCCGGCGTCGTGTGCCCAAAGGCCACCATGTCTGCCCCCATTGCACGCCTACCGTGGCGGCGGTCGATGAGAAGCCATCGCCTTCCACATGGACCGAATCGGTCTGCGGCATCGAAATGGTTCTGGTGCCCGGCGGCCGGTTCAAGATGGGGGATACCTTCGACCAGGGTTCGGACAACGAGAAGCCGGTGCATGAGATCGGTCTGGATCCGTTTTATATCGGACGCTGCTGCGTGACCCAGGCGCAGTGGCTGCGGCTGATGCCGGAGAATCCGTCCCATTTCCAGGAGCCGGATCGACCGGTGGAACAGGTCACCTGGGACGATGCCATGCAGTTCATCGCGCGGTTGAACGCGGCGCATCACGGCCGGGCTATCTTCGATCTGCCCACCGAGGCCCAGTGGGAGTATGCCGCCCGGAGCGGCGGCCGCCAGGAGCTATACGCCGGCGGCGACGATATTCAGTCGGTGGCGTGGTACGAGGCCAACAGCCAGGGGCATACGCATCCGGTGGGCACCCGGGCGCCCAACGGTTTGGGCCTCTGCGACATGAGCGGCAACGTGTGGGAGTGGTGCCGGGACAGTTTTGCCGCCGATGCTTACAGCCGGCACGCCGCGCACAATCCGCTCGTCGAACTGTCGGATGCGGACCGCGTGATCCGCGGCGGCAGCTGGCACCTGGACGCCTGGAGCGCCCGCTGCGCAAGGCGTTTCAGTTGTGCGGCCGATTTTCTGGGGTCGGGGCTGGGGTTCCGGGTGACTTGCAAACTTCCAGGGAATTAA
- a CDS encoding ABC transporter ATP-binding protein, with product MIRLENIDRVFEVGDERVHALRDVTLEVAAGEYLSIMGPSGSGKSTMLNILGLLDRPDRGRYHLEGRDTTALSDRQQAEVRRHRIGFIFQFFHLVPRLTAAENVELPLILAGVNPSDRKSRVAVALERLGLADRARHRPDQLSGGQRQRVAIARATIMRPAIVLADEPTGNLDRASGKEVIQTIELLNAEGMTVVMVTHDPEIGRRTHRQVRMMDGRIEFDSGFDGMLDRGHANEGAP from the coding sequence TTGATACGGCTGGAGAATATCGATCGCGTTTTCGAGGTAGGCGACGAACGCGTTCACGCATTGCGTGATGTGACCCTGGAGGTAGCGGCAGGGGAGTATCTGTCGATCATGGGGCCTTCCGGTTCCGGTAAATCCACGATGCTCAATATCTTAGGCTTGTTGGATCGACCGGATCGGGGACGCTACCATCTGGAAGGGCGGGACACCACGGCGTTGTCCGATCGCCAGCAGGCCGAGGTGAGACGCCACCGTATCGGCTTCATCTTCCAGTTTTTCCATCTGGTCCCGCGCCTGACGGCCGCCGAAAATGTCGAACTCCCCCTGATCCTGGCCGGGGTGAATCCATCGGATCGTAAATCGCGTGTCGCCGTCGCTCTGGAAAGACTCGGGTTGGCCGATCGAGCCAGGCATCGCCCGGACCAGCTTTCCGGCGGCCAGCGTCAACGCGTGGCCATTGCCCGGGCCACCATCATGCGGCCGGCCATCGTGCTGGCCGATGAACCCACCGGAAATCTGGACCGCGCTTCAGGCAAGGAGGTGATCCAGACCATCGAATTGCTGAACGCAGAGGGCATGACGGTGGTCATGGTGACCCACGATCCTGAAATCGGGCGCCGCACCCATCGGCAGGTTCGGATGATGGACGGACGCATCGAATTTGACAGCGGTTTTGACGGCATGCTTGACAGGGGGCACGCTAACGAGGGCGCCCCATGA
- a CDS encoding amidohydrolase, with protein MPDLTVTLMQSDLAWEDVAANIGRFDAAIDRLEAAGDLIVLPEMFSTGFSMNAARLAEPMTGQAVTWLRRKAQARGAVLTGSVMIEEGGKYFNRLVLARPDGTLATYDKRHLFRYAGEEKVYTPGHGHITVECRGWRIRPFICYDLRFPLWTRNLDLAYDAALFVANWPDRRSAHWRALLVARAIENQCYVIAVNRVGRDGNGLGYDGGSMVISPTGEILMEGLFEAATPTVTLRHDLLEQYRKDFPAWMDADTDLMRRPETR; from the coding sequence ATGCCGGATTTGACCGTGACCCTGATGCAAAGCGATCTGGCCTGGGAGGATGTCGCGGCCAATATCGGCCGGTTCGACGCCGCCATCGACCGACTGGAAGCGGCCGGCGACCTGATCGTGCTGCCCGAAATGTTCTCGACCGGCTTCAGCATGAATGCCGCGCGCCTGGCCGAACCGATGACCGGCCAGGCCGTGACCTGGTTGCGCCGCAAGGCCCAAGCCAGGGGCGCCGTGCTGACCGGCAGCGTGATGATCGAAGAGGGCGGCAAATATTTCAACCGCCTGGTGTTGGCCCGGCCCGACGGCACGCTGGCCACCTACGACAAGCGCCACCTGTTTCGATATGCCGGAGAAGAGAAGGTCTACACCCCCGGCCATGGGCATATCACCGTGGAATGCCGCGGCTGGCGCATCCGTCCGTTCATCTGCTACGACCTGCGCTTTCCCCTCTGGACGCGCAACCTGGACCTCGCATATGATGCGGCCCTCTTCGTGGCCAACTGGCCGGACCGGCGATCGGCCCACTGGCGTGCCCTGCTGGTGGCCCGCGCCATCGAAAATCAATGCTATGTGATCGCTGTCAATCGCGTGGGCCGCGACGGCAACGGCCTGGGCTATGATGGCGGCTCGATGGTGATATCACCCACTGGAGAGATTCTCATGGAAGGATTGTTTGAGGCAGCAACGCCCACCGTCACCCTGCGGCATGACCTTCTGGAACAGTACCGAAAGGACTTTCCGGCCTGGATGGATGCGGATACCGATCTGATGCGCCGGCCCGAAACCCGTTAA
- a CDS encoding SPFH domain-containing protein → MGTDNIVFLENLEWFDETGKELVHRLPEKGSGEIKWGAQLTVRESQVGVFFYKGKAVEAFGPGRHTLKTGNIPILTKLASLPWAMNSPLRAEMYFVNMKTFANLKWGTRDPVAFKDTELGLIRLRAFGVFNLQVVQPVLFINRLVGTQGIFTTEGIEEYLNRVIVSRFNDFMGETIDSLLNLPAKYDELSTGLSKRLQEDFSHFGLGLPQLYINSVTPPPEVQQAIDDRSRMGVFDDMNKLMQMKTAMAMEKAAQGEASGEGMGAGLGLMMPAMLAQYFAHPLAQGHSGAAPSAPPAGAQQAMAQCPDCGQSIPISSKFCPMCGHQQLVFRQCTHCGKNLTPGAKFCSRCGHPAEEKPAAKICGRCGAENLGDAKFCTQCGEKY, encoded by the coding sequence ATGGGCACCGATAACATCGTTTTTCTGGAAAACCTGGAGTGGTTTGACGAAACTGGCAAGGAACTCGTGCACCGCCTGCCCGAAAAGGGCTCCGGTGAAATCAAATGGGGTGCCCAGCTCACCGTACGCGAAAGTCAGGTGGGTGTCTTTTTTTATAAAGGCAAGGCCGTCGAAGCCTTTGGCCCCGGTCGGCACACCCTGAAAACGGGCAACATCCCCATTTTGACCAAGCTCGCCAGTCTGCCGTGGGCCATGAACAGCCCCCTGCGCGCCGAAATGTACTTCGTCAACATGAAGACTTTCGCCAATTTAAAGTGGGGCACCCGGGACCCAGTGGCCTTCAAGGATACGGAACTCGGTCTGATTCGATTGCGCGCCTTCGGCGTCTTCAACCTGCAAGTCGTGCAGCCGGTGCTTTTTATCAACCGATTGGTCGGCACCCAGGGTATCTTTACCACCGAAGGCATCGAAGAGTATCTCAATCGGGTGATCGTTTCGCGTTTCAATGATTTCATGGGCGAAACGATCGATTCACTGTTGAACCTACCTGCCAAATACGACGAACTATCCACCGGTTTATCCAAACGCCTGCAGGAAGATTTCTCTCATTTCGGCCTCGGGTTGCCCCAGCTGTATATCAATTCAGTCACACCGCCGCCTGAAGTGCAACAGGCCATCGACGATCGCAGCCGCATGGGCGTTTTCGATGATATGAACAAATTGATGCAGATGAAGACGGCCATGGCCATGGAAAAAGCCGCTCAGGGCGAAGCCAGCGGCGAGGGCATGGGCGCCGGACTCGGTCTGATGATGCCGGCCATGCTGGCGCAATATTTTGCCCATCCCCTGGCTCAGGGGCACTCGGGGGCCGCACCTTCGGCGCCGCCGGCCGGCGCGCAGCAGGCCATGGCCCAATGCCCGGATTGTGGGCAATCCATCCCCATCAGTTCGAAATTTTGTCCCATGTGCGGCCACCAGCAGTTGGTCTTTCGTCAGTGCACCCATTGCGGTAAAAACCTGACGCCGGGCGCCAAGTTCTGCTCCCGCTGCGGCCATCCGGCCGAAGAGAAGCCGGCGGCGAAAATCTGCGGCCGGTGCGGTGCCGAGAATCTGGGAGATGCCAAGTTTTGCACGCAATGCGGTGAGAAGTATTAG
- a CDS encoding ABC transporter permease encodes MFLRDTATLSLQAVVSHRLRSFLTALGIAVGIAAVVLLTSLGEGIHRFVLAEFTQFGTNLIGITPGKTTTTGFSGGVISNVRPLSLADAVALARLPRVLATVPVVQGNAAVESGERSRRTYVFGVGAAVPRVWQMDVAQGRFLPDDDPRAARAYVVLGSRVKKELFGIENPLGRRIRIASEHYRVIGVMASKGQMLGFDLDDAVYIPAARALALFNRESLMEIDLLYAAGSSSADVARRARKLLIERHGDEDFTIVTQDQMLEVLGSVLDILTLAVGALGGISLFVGGVGILTIMTIAVHERTAEIGLLRAIGADRRQVLFLFIGEAIVLASLGGLAGLVVGAGGAWLLGTLVPSLPTHTPWSYVLYAELLSAAIGLLAGVLPARHAAQMDPIEALRAE; translated from the coding sequence ATGTTTCTGCGAGACACCGCCACCCTCTCCCTCCAGGCCGTGGTCAGCCATCGGTTGCGTTCTTTTTTGACGGCCCTGGGGATCGCCGTGGGTATCGCCGCCGTCGTTTTGCTGACTTCCCTGGGAGAGGGCATCCATCGTTTCGTGTTGGCCGAGTTCACGCAGTTCGGCACCAACCTGATCGGCATCACGCCGGGCAAAACCACCACTACCGGCTTTTCCGGCGGTGTGATCAGCAATGTGCGGCCTTTGAGCCTGGCCGATGCCGTGGCCCTGGCACGGCTGCCCCGGGTGTTGGCGACGGTGCCGGTGGTCCAAGGCAACGCCGCGGTGGAGAGCGGTGAACGCAGCCGCCGCACCTATGTGTTCGGCGTGGGCGCGGCGGTGCCCCGGGTGTGGCAGATGGACGTGGCCCAGGGACGCTTTCTGCCGGATGACGATCCCCGTGCGGCCAGGGCCTACGTCGTGCTGGGCAGCCGGGTCAAAAAGGAGTTGTTCGGCATCGAAAATCCTCTGGGGCGCAGGATCCGCATCGCCAGCGAACATTATCGGGTGATCGGCGTCATGGCATCCAAGGGGCAGATGCTCGGGTTCGATCTCGATGATGCCGTCTATATTCCCGCGGCCCGGGCGCTTGCACTGTTCAATCGCGAAAGCCTGATGGAGATCGATCTGCTCTACGCGGCCGGCAGCAGTTCTGCGGACGTTGCCCGGCGAGCCAGGAAGTTGCTCATCGAGCGGCATGGGGATGAAGACTTCACCATCGTCACCCAGGACCAGATGCTGGAGGTGCTCGGCTCGGTGCTCGATATTCTGACCCTGGCGGTGGGTGCCCTGGGCGGTATATCGCTGTTCGTCGGCGGTGTGGGTATCCTGACCATCATGACCATCGCCGTCCATGAGCGCACGGCCGAAATCGGACTCCTGCGCGCCATCGGTGCGGATCGTCGGCAGGTTCTCTTTCTTTTCATCGGAGAAGCGATCGTTCTTGCCAGCCTGGGCGGGTTGGCCGGTCTGGTGGTCGGTGCCGGCGGCGCCTGGTTGTTGGGAACGCTGGTACCGAGCCTGCCCACCCACACGCCCTGGAGCTATGTGCTCTATGCAGAACTGCTGTCTGCCGCGATCGGCCTGCTGGCCGGTGTCTTGCCGGCTCGGCATGCGGCACAAATGGACCCCATCGAAGCGTTACGCGCCGAATAG
- a CDS encoding ABC transporter permease → MKTWDSIRFCTGSLSGYPLRTSLMLLAMAIGVAAVVMLTSLGEGARLYVTQQFSSLGSHLLIVLPGRSETVGGPPPLIGETPRDLTLEDALALQRSSAVDLIAPIMVGSAPVAHGNLTRETVVLGSTAELLPVRNLVVAQGRFLPEGDIDRAEAVCVLGHKLKAELFGNDSPLGGFVRIGQRRLRVIGVLAKKGQSLGVDIGDVAIIPVASAQALFNRSSLFRILVQATGRDAIPRAKNAVLEIIRERHDGEDDVTVIAQDALLSTFDRIFKVLTLAVGGIAAISLAVAGILIMNVMLIAVSQRTAEIGLLKALGATGTQIERLFISEAAMLSSIGALFGLLLAMLGQVLLARLFPDFPVTVPPWATFAAVGVAIGTGLIFGVMPARRAARLDPVAALSRR, encoded by the coding sequence ATGAAGACCTGGGATTCGATTCGTTTTTGCACGGGTTCCTTGTCCGGTTATCCCTTGCGGACCAGTCTCATGCTCCTGGCCATGGCGATCGGTGTCGCCGCCGTGGTGATGTTGACCTCCCTGGGCGAAGGGGCCCGCCTTTATGTGACCCAGCAGTTCAGTTCCCTGGGTTCCCACCTGTTGATCGTTTTGCCGGGCCGCTCCGAAACCGTGGGCGGACCGCCACCGCTCATCGGTGAAACCCCGCGCGATTTGACCTTGGAAGATGCCCTGGCCCTGCAACGGAGCAGTGCCGTGGATCTCATCGCGCCGATCATGGTGGGTTCGGCGCCCGTGGCCCATGGCAACTTGACCCGTGAAACCGTGGTGCTCGGGTCCACCGCCGAATTGCTGCCGGTTAGAAATCTGGTCGTGGCCCAGGGACGTTTTCTGCCCGAAGGGGACATTGATCGCGCCGAAGCGGTTTGTGTCCTGGGGCATAAATTAAAAGCCGAACTCTTCGGCAACGATTCGCCACTGGGCGGCTTCGTGCGCATCGGCCAACGCCGACTCCGGGTCATCGGAGTTCTGGCCAAAAAGGGGCAATCGCTCGGTGTGGATATCGGCGATGTGGCCATTATTCCCGTGGCCTCCGCACAAGCCCTTTTCAATCGCAGTTCACTGTTCCGCATATTGGTGCAGGCGACCGGGCGCGACGCCATCCCTAGAGCCAAAAACGCCGTTCTGGAGATTATCCGTGAGCGACACGACGGCGAGGATGACGTCACGGTCATTGCCCAGGATGCGTTATTATCGACCTTTGATCGTATATTCAAAGTGCTCACCCTGGCCGTGGGCGGTATCGCGGCCATCAGCCTGGCCGTGGCCGGCATTTTAATTATGAACGTCATGCTCATTGCCGTGTCTCAGCGAACGGCCGAAATCGGGTTGCTCAAGGCGCTGGGCGCCACCGGCACACAGATCGAGCGGCTCTTTATTTCCGAAGCAGCCATGCTGTCGAGCATCGGCGCTCTTTTCGGCCTCCTTCTGGCCATGTTGGGGCAAGTGTTGCTGGCCAGGCTCTTTCCCGATTTTCCGGTGACCGTGCCACCATGGGCGACTTTCGCGGCCGTGGGTGTGGCCATCGGCACCGGGTTGATCTTCGGGGTGATGCCGGCTCGCAGGGCGGCCCGCCTCGATCCGGTGGCGGCCCTGTCGCGGAGATAG
- a CDS encoding indolepyruvate ferredoxin oxidoreductase subunit alpha, translating to MKSMGDMLLRREPFAEIVMGNTALVRGMVEAGTQVVSAYPGSPTPEIAAAIQSIPIDRRPFYFEFSTNEKVATEVAYGATVNGHLATVFFKSVGLNVAADTFVQLSLMNLIGGMVIVLGDDPGANSSQNEQDNRHYAHLAYMPVLEPSDPEEVYAYYKEAARQSRERRMPIILRLTTHVCHAKQKISFAAWNPIAVDRTPRFDAANGPYIPLSATVAELKARALDRLDDFRTYANKCPLNQLMDSGNPACGVITWGLPYLSLMEAISKATDRPDILKLGIVHPLPHDPIADFLKNHQEVLVLEELDDLVEKEIKARAYDMGLTARIVGKRDHRDWIGEYTPDKVRGILHSVWPEMVPEPFTPGPASEAPERPPQMCPGCGHRSAFYAIKQALAVEDITVADIGCHTLGYLPPYEIGRLLMCMGASTGIGSGLALFNQTRKVVVFMGDSTFYHAGLPGIINALHNRHNLTMIVMENGTTAMTGHQDHAGSGRNFNMATDKIPIRKVLEGLGVKDIFEVDTYQQQRLAEIVKEAMAVTGFSVVIARHPCMLKFNREQRRKPGFEPRQVDIDQTLCEQIHNCVARFGCPSFSRGPDGRIEVNTDLCIGDGSCVQTCPTHAIGMPSKK from the coding sequence ATGAAGTCCATGGGTGACATGTTGCTGCGACGTGAGCCCTTCGCCGAAATCGTCATGGGAAATACCGCCCTCGTTCGCGGCATGGTGGAAGCCGGTACCCAGGTGGTGAGCGCATATCCCGGATCGCCGACGCCCGAAATCGCTGCCGCCATCCAATCCATCCCCATCGATCGACGCCCTTTTTATTTCGAATTTTCCACCAACGAAAAGGTGGCGACAGAGGTGGCCTACGGCGCCACAGTGAACGGTCATCTGGCCACGGTTTTTTTCAAGAGCGTAGGGCTCAACGTGGCGGCCGACACCTTCGTCCAACTGAGCCTGATGAACTTGATCGGCGGCATGGTGATCGTCCTGGGCGACGATCCCGGCGCCAACTCTTCCCAGAACGAACAGGACAACCGCCATTATGCCCATCTGGCATATATGCCGGTCTTGGAGCCGTCCGATCCGGAAGAGGTCTATGCATATTACAAGGAGGCAGCACGCCAAAGCCGGGAGCGCCGGATGCCCATCATCCTGCGCCTGACCACCCATGTGTGCCATGCCAAGCAAAAAATCTCTTTTGCGGCCTGGAATCCCATCGCCGTGGACCGCACGCCCCGATTCGATGCCGCCAACGGTCCTTACATTCCGCTTTCCGCAACAGTAGCGGAACTCAAGGCGCGGGCGTTGGACAGGTTGGACGACTTCCGGACCTATGCCAACAAGTGCCCGTTGAATCAATTGATGGATAGCGGCAACCCGGCGTGTGGCGTCATCACCTGGGGGCTGCCCTATTTGTCCCTCATGGAAGCCATTTCAAAGGCAACCGACAGACCTGACATTCTAAAGCTCGGCATCGTTCATCCGCTGCCTCACGACCCGATCGCCGATTTTTTAAAAAACCATCAGGAGGTGCTGGTCCTCGAAGAGCTTGACGACCTGGTGGAAAAAGAGATCAAGGCCCGGGCTTACGACATGGGGTTGACCGCCCGAATCGTCGGCAAGCGAGACCACAGGGATTGGATCGGCGAATATACGCCGGATAAGGTGCGGGGCATCCTCCACAGCGTCTGGCCGGAGATGGTACCGGAGCCTTTCACCCCTGGCCCGGCCTCCGAAGCTCCGGAGAGGCCGCCCCAGATGTGCCCGGGATGCGGTCATCGCAGCGCTTTCTATGCGATCAAACAGGCATTGGCCGTAGAAGACATCACGGTGGCGGACATCGGATGCCACACTCTGGGCTATCTGCCACCTTACGAAATCGGCCGGTTGCTGATGTGCATGGGCGCATCCACCGGGATCGGTTCGGGGTTGGCCCTGTTCAACCAGACCCGCAAGGTGGTCGTGTTCATGGGCGATTCCACCTTCTATCATGCCGGTTTGCCCGGCATCATCAACGCGCTGCACAATCGCCACAACCTCACCATGATCGTGATGGAAAACGGCACCACCGCCATGACCGGCCATCAGGATCACGCCGGTTCCGGGCGCAATTTCAACATGGCCACGGATAAAATTCCGATCCGGAAGGTGCTCGAAGGGCTCGGGGTCAAGGACATTTTCGAGGTCGATACCTATCAGCAGCAGCGTCTCGCCGAAATCGTCAAGGAGGCCATGGCGGTGACGGGTTTCAGCGTGGTTATCGCCCGGCATCCCTGCATGTTGAAGTTCAACCGCGAACAGCGGCGTAAGCCTGGTTTTGAACCCCGTCAGGTCGACATCGATCAGACCCTGTGCGAACAGATTCACAACTGTGTGGCCCGATTCGGGTGCCCGAGTTTCAGCCGCGGTCCAGATGGCCGTATCGAGGTCAACACCGATCTGTGCATCGGGGATGGATCCTGCGTGCAAACCTGTCCCACGCACGCCATCGGCATGCCTTCCAAAAAGTAG
- a CDS encoding efflux RND transporter periplasmic adaptor subunit, producing the protein MTLRSVARWLIVAIIVVAIALWIWTATRPEPVKVVLKPVTRGTVAQTVANTRAGTIEACRRAKLSPSTGGQIAYLPIKEGDTVKTGQLLLELWNEDLKAQAVLAEREVTAARSRARATCLKADAARRSADRLVALRKKDVVSQDQTENAVADATALEAECRARTTEIGVLEAKVAVTRANIRRTQLTAPFDGVIAAINGELFEFVTPSPIGIPTPPAVDIIDNACFYVTAPIDEVDAAAIRVGMTANVTLDAFREKQFQGQVRRIADYVLDIEKQARTVDVEVAFSRPEDFKHLLAGYSADIEVTIDVRHDVLRVPTEAVLDGRRVFVFHADEGRISARSIQTGLSNWDWTEVAEGLTTDEQVVVNVDAPGIEDGAAAVLIEATP; encoded by the coding sequence ATGACATTGCGAAGCGTTGCAAGGTGGCTGATCGTAGCGATCATTGTCGTTGCCATCGCGCTGTGGATCTGGACCGCCACGCGGCCCGAACCGGTTAAGGTGGTGCTCAAACCGGTGACTCGCGGCACGGTTGCCCAAACGGTGGCCAACACCCGCGCCGGCACCATCGAGGCGTGCCGCCGGGCGAAACTCTCTCCCAGCACCGGCGGACAGATCGCCTATCTCCCCATCAAGGAGGGCGATACGGTCAAGACGGGGCAGTTGCTCCTCGAGTTGTGGAACGAGGATCTGAAAGCGCAGGCCGTATTGGCCGAACGCGAAGTGACGGCGGCGCGCAGCAGGGCCAGGGCCACTTGCCTCAAGGCGGATGCCGCCCGGCGCAGCGCCGACCGCCTTGTCGCTTTGCGGAAAAAGGATGTGGTGTCCCAGGACCAAACCGAAAACGCCGTCGCCGATGCCACCGCATTGGAGGCCGAGTGCCGGGCCCGAACCACGGAAATAGGGGTTCTGGAAGCCAAGGTGGCCGTGACCCGCGCCAATATCCGGCGCACCCAATTGACCGCCCCGTTCGATGGGGTGATCGCCGCCATCAACGGTGAGCTCTTCGAATTCGTCACCCCGTCTCCCATCGGCATCCCCACGCCGCCGGCCGTGGATATCATCGACAACGCCTGCTTCTATGTCACCGCGCCCATCGACGAAGTGGATGCCGCCGCCATACGGGTCGGCATGACGGCGAACGTCACCTTGGATGCCTTCAGGGAAAAACAATTTCAGGGGCAGGTGCGACGGATTGCCGATTATGTGCTCGACATCGAAAAGCAGGCGCGTACCGTGGATGTGGAGGTCGCCTTCAGCCGGCCGGAGGATTTCAAGCACCTGCTGGCCGGATACAGTGCCGACATCGAGGTGACGATCGATGTTCGCCACGATGTGCTGCGGGTGCCCACCGAGGCGGTGTTGGACGGACGGCGCGTTTTCGTCTTCCATGCCGACGAAGGTCGAATTTCGGCACGATCGATTCAAACCGGCCTGAGCAACTGGGATTGGACGGAAGTGGCCGAAGGCCTGACGACAGATGAACAGGTGGTGGTCAATGTCGATGCGCCGGGTATTGAAGATGGGGCGGCCGCGGTGCTGATCGAGGCGACGCCTTGA